Genomic window (Streptomyces sp. LX-29):
CGCCTGGTTCAGGTCGCGGTCCCCGGAGAGCGCCGGCTCGACGGCCTCGGCGAGGAGTTCGGCGCCGCGCAGCGCGTCGGTGATGCCGGCGGCGGTGATCGGGTCGCGGGTGTAGCCGGCGTCGCCGACCAGAGCCCAGCCGCGACCGTGGGAGCGGCGCAGGAAGTTGGGCACGGCACCGGTCATCCACCGGTCGACGCGCTCGGTCTCCCGGAGCCGGGCCGCGAAGTCGGGGTCGACCTCGTCGAAGGCGGCGATGACGGTCTTGTCCCGCTCCTCGTCGGGGGCCGCCTGGAAGTCCTTGACCGGCAGCGCCACGCCCACGATGGTCAGTCCGTCGTGGGTGGGCCAGGTGAAGGCGTGTTTGTGGTGGTGGCGGTAGGTGCGCACCCTGCCGTCGTGCGGCAGCCCCGACCAGTAGGACCAGTGGCTCTTGTTGAGCACCGGGGAGGTGTCGTACTTCTCGGCGCCGACCAGTCGGGCGACGGTGGAGTTGGCGCCGTCGGCGCCGACCACCAGGCGGGCGTGGGCGACGACGGGGGTGCGGTCCTCGGTCTCGGCCCGGACGCCGATGACGGTGCCGTGGTCGTCGGTGAGCAGCTCGCGCAGCGCGACCTGCTCCCGCAGCTCCGCCCCGGCCTCGACCGCGCCTTGCAACAGGATCTCGTCGAGCTTCGTGCGCTCGGGCGAGTACGCCTCGGCGACGCCGTCGACGGCGGGAAGCCTGGCCATCAGGGCGACCGGACCGCTCTGCAGTCCGTAGGAGTGGATGGGCGGGCAGCCGGTGGCCCGGACCGCGTCCAACAGGCCCCAGCGGCGCAGTCTGAGAATTCCCGGCGGATGGATCAGATTGGTCGCCGCCGCCTTGCCTCCGGGGAATTTCGCCCGGTCAAGCAGCAGCACCCGGTGGCCCGCCTTCGATAACAGCATCGCCGTCGCCGCACCGCTGACTCGTGCGCCCACAACAATGACGTCGTACATCGCGACCCCCATGTCCGGTCGGCGCCCGCGCACGGTCGACCGGATCGGCAATTTCGCACTTTGGAAAGATGGCAGCATGACGGAGGCGATTCCGGCATCGCGGCATCGACGATGCTCATCGCCCTCATGGCTTACGGATGAGAAGAACGGCCCACACTATGCGACGCATACTCGGCGGGGGCGGCATGAGTAACGCTATCCGGCCTTCTTCTCCGAGGACACTGTACTTTCGTTCAGGTGCCGGTAGCTGAGGGCGACGAGGCCCGCCTGCAAACGCGACTCCACCTGCAGTTTCTCAAGTATTCGGGCCACGTGGGCCTTGACTGTGCGCTCGGTCACCTGCATCCGCACCGAGATGCTGCGATTGGACCAGCCGGCGCCGAGCAGCGCGAAGGTCTCGGCCTCGCGAGCGGACAGGAGCCGGACCCGGCGCAGCTCACGCGACCAGGTCGGCTCGGGGAGATCCATCGTCGACATCACTGACAGCCGCGTCACCACAGCGTTCCCCCTTGCATCGCATTCCATCGGGCACCCCGCAATGATCCGGTGCACCCGCCGGTTTGTGTATTGATTATTAGTCGCGCGGACCCCGCTCGGTCAAGCTTTCGAACTTTTCTCGCGAGGTGAGAAATGCCTGCGGAGCGCCCCGGAGAAGGCCAAGTATTCACACCGTTAACGAGAATTTATTCTGATTCCGTCAGCGGCGTGCCGGGTGGCTGCGATCACATCCCGCGAAATCTCCGCGGGCAGTGCGTGGGCCGGCTTCAGTAGCAGCACCGAGCCCATGATCAGCTCATCCGCGTGGACCGGGGCGGCGCAACCGTGCCAACCGGCCGCGCTCTCCTCGCACTCCACGGCGTACCCCTGCTCCCGGATCGGCTTCAGGGACGCCAGCAGCTCGACGTCGTCCCGGTGGGCGCCGGGTCCGGCCTCCGGCGGCACGGGCTGCTCCAGCACCGCCTCCCGGATGGCCTCCGGAAGATGGGCCAGGATGGCGCGGCCGGCCGCGCCCACCCGCAGCGACTGCGAGACGGCCAGCAGGGCCCGCG
Coding sequences:
- a CDS encoding NAD(P)/FAD-dependent oxidoreductase translates to MLPSFQSAKLPIRSTVRGRRPDMGVAMYDVIVVGARVSGAATAMLLSKAGHRVLLLDRAKFPGGKAAATNLIHPPGILRLRRWGLLDAVRATGCPPIHSYGLQSGPVALMARLPAVDGVAEAYSPERTKLDEILLQGAVEAGAELREQVALRELLTDDHGTVIGVRAETEDRTPVVAHARLVVGADGANSTVARLVGAEKYDTSPVLNKSHWSYWSGLPHDGRVRTYRHHHKHAFTWPTHDGLTIVGVALPVKDFQAAPDEERDKTVIAAFDEVDPDFAARLRETERVDRWMTGAVPNFLRRSHGRGWALVGDAGYTRDPITAAGITDALRGAELLAEAVEPALSGDRDLNQALAGYARRRDALVRGHYRYTRDHAMIADHNREELEIIRAMTRSPEHGSGMVGMFATIVPPAEFYAPANIHALFDHVTPGGDPGWKIRMVKWLVRGAPRHLPPVTRLADRLIAANLGSMGTYLLGGSAGRTA
- a CDS encoding LuxR C-terminal-related transcriptional regulator, which produces MVTRLSVMSTMDLPEPTWSRELRRVRLLSAREAETFALLGAGWSNRSISVRMQVTERTVKAHVARILEKLQVESRLQAGLVALSYRHLNESTVSSEKKAG